A region from the Paraburkholderia youngii genome encodes:
- a CDS encoding tyrosine-type recombinase/integrase, producing MSRTVSKAAPNAELATVQPVESLLVPELLDGRDGTNRGAAENSQLSARNDLDAVRAWLSNYADTKTTFDNYRKEAERLLLWAVVQLGKPLSSLTHEDLLLFKAFIADPQPAARWVSANGGKYARGDARWRPFNGPLSPASQRQALIILNAMFTWLVNAGYLRGNPMALLRQRAKRSAPRVTRYLSTSLWDEVKLFVEQLPQDTDAQRAYYARCRWLTTLFYLQGMRISEVAGGQMGQFFRRLGADGQDQWWLETLGKGDKERIVPVSAELVQELRSYRTLNGLAALPTRAEETPLVLPFKGRNRCLSRSAIHDAIKGIFAGAAMWLRARGAEFADRADELERASAHWLRHTAGSHQADGGVDLRTIRDNLGHVSLNTTSLYLHTEDDARHTETVNRHRMNWHDAKSKEGNPGGN from the coding sequence GTGTCCCGAACCGTGTCCAAAGCTGCCCCGAATGCTGAGCTCGCCACCGTCCAGCCCGTCGAATCGCTCCTCGTGCCGGAACTGCTCGATGGCCGCGACGGCACCAATCGCGGCGCGGCGGAAAACTCCCAGCTATCGGCGCGCAACGACCTCGACGCCGTGCGCGCGTGGCTCTCCAATTACGCCGACACCAAGACCACCTTCGACAACTACCGCAAGGAAGCCGAACGGCTGCTGCTGTGGGCCGTCGTGCAGCTCGGCAAGCCGCTGTCGTCGCTGACGCACGAGGATCTGCTGCTGTTCAAGGCGTTCATCGCCGATCCGCAGCCGGCCGCGCGCTGGGTGTCGGCGAACGGCGGCAAGTACGCGCGCGGCGACGCGCGCTGGCGGCCGTTCAACGGGCCGCTGTCGCCGGCCAGCCAGCGCCAGGCGCTGATCATCCTGAACGCGATGTTCACGTGGCTCGTCAACGCGGGCTATCTGCGCGGCAATCCGATGGCGCTGCTGCGACAGCGCGCGAAGCGCTCGGCGCCGCGCGTCACGCGCTATCTGTCGACGTCGCTGTGGGACGAAGTGAAACTGTTCGTCGAGCAGTTGCCGCAAGATACCGATGCGCAGCGCGCGTACTACGCGCGCTGCCGCTGGCTGACCACGCTGTTCTATCTGCAGGGCATGCGCATTTCCGAGGTCGCCGGCGGGCAGATGGGCCAGTTCTTCCGAAGGCTCGGCGCCGACGGTCAGGACCAGTGGTGGCTCGAAACGCTCGGCAAGGGCGACAAGGAGCGGATCGTGCCGGTGTCGGCCGAACTGGTTCAGGAACTGCGCAGCTACCGGACGCTGAATGGCCTCGCCGCGCTGCCGACCCGCGCCGAGGAAACCCCGCTCGTGCTGCCCTTCAAGGGTCGCAACCGCTGCCTGTCGCGCTCGGCGATTCACGACGCGATCAAAGGCATCTTCGCGGGCGCGGCGATGTGGCTGCGCGCGCGCGGCGCCGAATTCGCCGATCGCGCCGACGAACTCGAGCGCGCGTCGGCGCACTGGCTGCGGCATACGGCCGGTTCGCACCAGGCGGACGGCGGCGTCGATTTGCGCACGATCCGCGACAATCTCGGCCACGTGTCGCTGAATACGACCAGCCTTTATCTGCACACCGAGGACGACGCGCGCCATACCGAGACCGTCAATCGGCACCGGATGAACTGGCACGACGCGAAGTCTAAAGAAGGCAATCCGGGCGGCAATTAA